In Bacteroidales bacterium, the DNA window GACATGGGCGGTTTACATGTGTAATAGTATCTCCAACACGAACCTCACTAGCAGTTTTGATACCTGAAATAATATAACCCACATCACCTGCTTGAATAAAAGGTTTGGGAATGTATTCTAACCCTAATGTTCCAACCTCATTTGCTTGATACGTCTTTCCTGTGCTAAAAAGTTTTACTGCATCATTCGTACGAATAATTCCATTGAAAACACGGAAATAAGCAATCACTCCTCGAAATGAATTGTAAACACTATCAAAAATTAAAGCTTGAAGAGGTGCATCAGGATCACCTTGAGGCGGTGGGATTCTCTCTATAATAGCCTCCAGAATCTTGTCCACTCCCTGACCTGTTCTAGCACTTGCTTCGATAACTTCATGAGGTTTGCAACCTAAAAGTTCTACTATCTGATCTCTGGTCTCTTCAATCATGGCAGAAGGCATATCAATTTTGTTAATCACTGGTATAATTTCCAAATTGTTGTCAATAGCTTGATACAAATTAGATATGGTTTGGGCCTGAATACCTTGAGTTGCATCCACCACAAGTAAAGCCCCTTCGCAAGCAGCAATAGCTCTACTGACTTCATATGAAAAATCTACATGTCCAGGAGTATCAATTAAGTTTAAAACATATTCTTCACCTTTATACTCATACTTCATTTGAACGGCATGACTCTTAATGGTAATGCCCCTTTCTCTCTCCAGATCCATGTCGTCGAGAACCTGATCAAGAAGATTTTCTTTTGAGATAGTTCCCGTAAGCTCGAGTAATCTATCTGCTAGCGTCGACTTACCATGATCAATGTGAGCTATGATACAAAAATTTCTGATGTTTCTCATAATGTGCAAAAATACACGTTTTACTTAATTCCCTCTTATTAATTCATGAACTAGACATCAATTTTTGAAAAACAATACTTTTGTAAAAAAAAACATAATGAAATGTAATTTCGTAATTTTATTATTGCTTTTCACCCTTTTGAGAGCACAGGATCCAAAAGTCAACACAATAAAGCACGATTCAGTGCCTGTTACACACATGAAGGGTAATGCATTGTATGAAAGCTTTGAATCTTTTCCTTTCCCACCCACAGGTTGGAAACTAATATCCTCCGGGAATCCTCGCACGTGGGATACGGCCTCACTTGACCCATTTGAAGGAAATTTCTATGTACATTGTCTTTACGATGAATCTCTCTCAAGCACCCAAAACGAATATTTGATTACACCCGTGATGGACTTAACACAGTTTTCTTCTGCGATTCTTCGCTTTTATTTCCAGTTTTCTAAGTACTGGGGCATTTATCCTAAAAACAATTACGATCTTTATGTGGTGGTCTCGACAGATAGTGGAAAAACATTTACCGATACTTTATGGAATGAAACTATGACCGACACTTCGAAATGGGAATCGTTTGAGTGGGTAAAGGTTGAACTCTCTCTTAGCGCTTACCTCTCTCAGAGCAAAGTAGCTCTGGCTTTTGTTTATCATGGATTTGATGGTGCTGAAGCTTCTCTGGATGCTATTCAGATCGAAACCGCGGGTGGTATTGATGTTTCTACTTCATCTTTTTCCATCTTTCCAAATCCTGCACAAGATTATATTACTATTAATCAAACTTCAAGCATGTCTGAGTTACTCATCATAGACATGTCGGGTAAAATCATTCTGCGCAGTAATATCACCCCTTCGCAAAAAATTAATATCTCACATCTCCCAAAAGGACTTTATATCATGCAAATTAATTCACCCCAAGGCAACAGCAGGGTTAAACTGATTAAACTTTAATGTGAAAATAAAAAATAAGAAATTTTGGCTATTTATTTTGCTCATAGGCTTTGTCAGTCTCTTTTCTGACATGGTTTATGAAAGTGGAAAATCTCTTTACGGTCCTTTCCTAAAAATGCTAGAAGCATCGTCTTTCACATTGGGTTTTTTTACAGGATTGGGAGAATTTTTGGGTTATGCTCTTCGATATATTTTTGGCAGAATTGCTGATAAAACCGGTAAATACTGGCATTTCGTCTTTTTAGGCTATATGATCAATCTTTTCAGTGTACCATTCCTTGCATTTATCGATATGTGGGAATGGGCTGTTATTATCATTATGCTTGAAAGAGTTGGCAAGGCTATGCGTGCTCCTTCAAGAGATGCGTTGCTTTCTACGGTCACAGCCAAAGTCGGGCATGGTAAAGGCTTTGCCATACAGGAAATTCTCGACCAAATCGGAGCAACTGCAGGCCCTCTTCTCATGACATTTGCACTTTTATTAAAAAATAGCTATCATATCACTTTTGCCCTGCTTTTCATTCCTGCCACCTTGTCTATCTTATTTCTCTTATGGGCTCATGAGAAATATCCCATAAAATCGGAAGAAATCTATTCTTCACGTAATTCTCAACTTACACTCATGTCACTTCGCAAACCTTTGTGGTTCTATATGATTGGTATTGCATTTGTAGCCATTGGCTTTGCTGATTTTCCTCTTGTTGGATATCATATCAAAACCCATAATGTTTTCGGGGATAGTTGGATTCCAGCATTGTATGCCATGATCATGTTGGTCGATGGAATTTCTGCTTTTGGCCAAGGCTGGGCTTTCGACAAATGGGGAATCCGAGTTCTATTCATAGTTTCATTGATCAATCCCATTATACCATGGTTGATTTTTTCAATTGATCCCCTTTGGATCTTAATTGGAATGATAGGATACGGAATTTCTTTAGGAGCTCAGGAATCTATTTTCAAATCCTACTTAGCATCACAAGCTACAGATAATAAAGCAACTCTATTTGGATTTTTTCATATGATATTCGGGCTTTCTTGGTTTTTAGGAAGTGCCATAGCAAGTTATTTATATTCATACGATCGTTTGTCTATGATATTATTCTTAAGTTTTGCTCAAATCGTAGCTATCGTATTTTTCTATCTCCTGTCAAGAAGGTCTGTTTAACCTTTTTCTCAAATAAAAATAATCCAAATAAAACATACACTTGAGACTCAATACTTGATTCCAGTTTTTTTGCATAATATTATGAATTGCGGAGATGTAGTTTGAACTAAAATTGTTTGTCTCTAAAAGAGCATTGGGTTTGAAAGCAATCTGTAAATAATTACCAGGCATAAATTCAAAACTATACAGGATGTCTACTGAAAAGAAATTAAATCCGTAATCAACAGGATAAGAAGTTGAGGTGGGTTTTAGTGTCCCAGTTAAACTATCTAGAACAAAAAATCGATGATATTTACCAGTGTTATAATAGTGTCTTGCCAGCAAAGAAAGCTGCATATTGTTTATGATCGTATATGTAAGTGTTAACGAATTTTCAAATGTCAGCAAGGATCTATTACCAAAAACAGGTACTGAATCAATCAAAGCATAACCTATGTCATTCTTATCTTTAGAAAACGATGAAGAAATTCTAATTTCAATATGGTTTCCAAACTTCATGAGAGAAGATAATAATAGATAATAAGAAAATCCTTCGTATGTGGGGGTGTAGCTGCAACTAAAATTACCATCCATGGCAAAAGGTTTAGAATAAGAAGTCGAAAAGCCTCCATAAGAACCAAACTTAATGGGGTCAATGTAAAACCATCCGCTGATACGTGGTTCATAAAAATCATGCTTCTTCGCAGGATTAATCCAAGCACCAGACCAACAATAAAAATAAGACATGGTAAGCATGTGAAAATTCAAAGAAAACGAGTTATCCATAAGTTTATTCTTACTCATTTTCCACGTACCCTCCAAATTAGCGTTTAATTTCACGAAACGGGCTTTCTCGAATGGATTAAACCATGTATGACTAGCATTTATATACCATTTATGGAAGTCCCTGATATTTTGATAACCAAGGTCATTATAATTAAAATCTTGATTCTGCATATTCATTCCAGCGGAACCTTGCCAATTACCTCTGACTTTACTCAATGAAGTATAAAGAGCTTTTCCGGGCTTATGAGAGAACAATGAAGAGGTATCATTCCATGTCAGAGCTGACAAAATGCTAAATTTAAATCTATTGTCAATAAAGTATAGATCCTTCCCTATGGCAGAAACATTATTTTTGGGATAAGCTTTTGGACGATACGAGTTGGTATTGATGAAATAAAGGGAATTACCGTTTTTCCATTGTTTATCGATAACAACAATGTTGTAATTTGTCTGTGGTTCGGTCAAGATTTTAGAGATAGAACCATCTTGATGTCTGATTTTAGCATACGTATTCTGTACGAATGCATTAAAAAAACCAATTCCTAACCCATTTGATGTTCTTCCGCTTAACTTAAAAGCGTTAAGAAGTTTAGCTTGATCAGGATTTTCAATAATTTCATCTGTCGAATCCACTTGATAAAATACTGCATAGTAGCCATTGGGTTTCTTTCCAATTCGTCTTGAATAGAAAAAATTGCCTTTTGTAAATAACTCAATCCCTTCCTTAAAGAATTCGCGTTGCTCAGAATAATAAGTTTCGAAAGGAGATAAGTTTTTAATTAATTCATCAGTACGTACGTGGTGAAAGTCTGGTAAGAGTGTAACATCCAAAGTAAAGCTTTCATTGATACCCCATTTCAAATCCATTCCTCCTCCATAACTTATGAAACTTCCGTTCTCATTCTTTTGCCAATTCACTGATGCATATGGGTGAAGTGAGAGTCTTAAAGGTGGATAAATGTTTTTAAGTCCTTTAAGTACACCCCAAAATAACTGAGGTTGCCCAACATTTTGCTCTTCTAAAGCCCATTGCGATAATTCTCTCGTGCGACGCACTATACGTTGTATTTGTAAACCCCATTCTTGCTCATCTTTTTTTGGAAATCGAAAAGCATTGTAAGGAATAAAAATTTCAGCATTCCACCCACTATCATGCACGACGGTCGCACTTTTCCATATCGCATTGTATGAATGGTCTTCAAATCGGTAATCTGCTTGCGTTCCCGATGCATATACTTGAAAAGCATAAGCATCGTGCTTGGTTAAATAAGGATCGAAAAAAATAGTTACTTGATCAGCATTAAGGTCGTCATCCTTTTTCCCTAACTGACGAAGAATCTTTCGAGGTTCACTGTCTTTAGCAAAAACGGCAACGTAAATTCCTTCGTTGGTATAAACGATGCTGAAAAAAGTCTGCTGGGAAGGTTCCTTACCATGAAATGGTGATTTTTGCAAAAAACCATCATACCAATATGATATTTTCCAACATGAATCTAAGAAATAACCATCAATGCGAGGTGGATTATTTGCATAAAAAGCGAAGGCCTCTTTTAACTGCTGAGCCATGATTTGATTCAATAGAACAAGCAACAATAGAAAAAATAGTCTACTTTTGTCCATAGGGTCTAAATTACATTTTTTTCATTTATAAAAAACGTCATAATTCTTTAGAGATATTCTATTGAATTTTTTTTAGTTTATATGGTCGTTTTTTTTTTGCAAACACCCTATTTGAGTTTATAAACAAACAAGTACCTTTGCAAAAAATGAAATTAAGCTCCTGGGTTATTTGGTTACCTACGTTAATTGTCTTATTTGTATTTATATATTTTTTTCCTCAAATTCTTGTACTCATCTTGACTAGCTTGATTCTTTCCCTAATGGGTAATCCATTGGTTCAGATCCTTGACAAGATAAAGATTAAAAATTGGCATATTCCTCATTCTATTAACGCCTTCATCGCTTTGCTGGTGGTGGTAGGAATCTTAGTGGGGTTTCTTTGGTTTATGGTGCCTTTTTTACTTCACCAACTTAATTTTTTTATTGGTTTCGACTACGAAAAAATGCTTTTATATTACCAAAATGACATCATTCGCATAGAAAATTTTCTCAAAGAATACCGCTTTCTGAAAGAAGAGGATACGATTCAGTCTCTACTTGCAACCGAAATTCAAAACTTTTTAAACTTATTCAATTTTCAAAAATTTATACAAAACTTATTATCCTTCGTTGGAAACTTTACCATTTTGATCTTTTCAGTACTTTTCATATCATATTATTTTCTCAAGGATGACAAACTATTTTTTAAAGGTTTGAAGCTCATCACGCCCCCTTCAGCACATGATGAAATTGCTAGAATTCTACATTACAGCAAAAAACTTCTTTCCAGATACTTTATTGGACTAGTACTAGAACAAATTATTATGATTTGCCTCATTTCCCTTGGTATGTATATTTTGGGCATTCCAAGCTTTTTCTTGATCGGTTTTGTGTTTGGAGTTTTCAACGTCATACCATATCTTGGTCCATTGATGGGAGGTTTTTTTGGAACGCTAATAGGATTGGCTTCCTTACCCATTGAATCATTATCAATCCTTTTTTTACCCACTATTTTAAAAATGTTTCTCGTCTTCTTCATAAGCAATATGATCGATAATTTTATTCTCCAACCGAACATTTATTCACGAAGTGTTAAAGCTCATCCGCTTGAAATTTTTCTCATTATACTAATGGCTGGTTACCAGTGGGGACCTTTAGGGATGATTCTTGCTATTCCAGCTTATACACTATTGCGGATTATTGCTGTAGTACTCTTTGGCAATTGGGAATTTATTCAAAATATGTTTCGAAACTTTTCCGAACAGCTTAATCAAACTCGAAGTGAAGAGAATAAAAAATAAATTCGTTGAGCTTAGGCTTGTTCTGCGTTGCTTGACATTTAAACGCACCTATCATTATTTTCTAAGCCTTTTTGGTAAATGTATAAGTTACATAGTAAGAAAAAACATAATTATCAGCAAGCCATGGGCCTTAACCATCGAACCCTCATCGGTCTGTCAGCTTACTTGTCCAGAATGTCTAGTTGGGCAAGGTCAGATTCACAGAATTCATCCATTTATGGAAATGAATCTTTTTAATAGGATTCTAATGCAACTACCCTCAAGTGTCTTCTATATTAATTTATATTGGCAAGGGGAACCACTGCTAGATAAAACTATATTCGATAAAATCAGCATTCTTAAAAAGAAAAAACTTTTTGTTGCTTTATCAACCAATGCTCAGAATATCACTCCCAATATAGCTGATCAAATAGTTAGGTCAGGACTTGATAAGATCATCATTTCTATGGATGGAACCGACGAGGAAATTTATCAAAGATATAGAAGAGGTGGACGTTTTCAAAACATTATTTTTTCTCTTCAAGCTTTGCACGAAAGTAAGAAAAAATTAAAACGCTTTACCCCACTAATCGAAGTTCAATTTTTATTATTTGACTACATTAAAAAAGAAGAAATAATAAAAAAGCTTCGCTATTTTCCTCACGATTTGATCAAAT includes these proteins:
- a CDS encoding MFS transporter, producing the protein MKIKNKKFWLFILLIGFVSLFSDMVYESGKSLYGPFLKMLEASSFTLGFFTGLGEFLGYALRYIFGRIADKTGKYWHFVFLGYMINLFSVPFLAFIDMWEWAVIIIMLERVGKAMRAPSRDALLSTVTAKVGHGKGFAIQEILDQIGATAGPLLMTFALLLKNSYHITFALLFIPATLSILFLLWAHEKYPIKSEEIYSSRNSQLTLMSLRKPLWFYMIGIAFVAIGFADFPLVGYHIKTHNVFGDSWIPALYAMIMLVDGISAFGQGWAFDKWGIRVLFIVSLINPIIPWLIFSIDPLWILIGMIGYGISLGAQESIFKSYLASQATDNKATLFGFFHMIFGLSWFLGSAIASYLYSYDRLSMILFLSFAQIVAIVFFYLLSRRSV
- a CDS encoding carbohydrate binding family 9 domain-containing protein — translated: MDKSRLFFLLLLVLLNQIMAQQLKEAFAFYANNPPRIDGYFLDSCWKISYWYDGFLQKSPFHGKEPSQQTFFSIVYTNEGIYVAVFAKDSEPRKILRQLGKKDDDLNADQVTIFFDPYLTKHDAYAFQVYASGTQADYRFEDHSYNAIWKSATVVHDSGWNAEIFIPYNAFRFPKKDEQEWGLQIQRIVRRTRELSQWALEEQNVGQPQLFWGVLKGLKNIYPPLRLSLHPYASVNWQKNENGSFISYGGGMDLKWGINESFTLDVTLLPDFHHVRTDELIKNLSPFETYYSEQREFFKEGIELFTKGNFFYSRRIGKKPNGYYAVFYQVDSTDEIIENPDQAKLLNAFKLSGRTSNGLGIGFFNAFVQNTYAKIRHQDGSISKILTEPQTNYNIVVIDKQWKNGNSLYFINTNSYRPKAYPKNNVSAIGKDLYFIDNRFKFSILSALTWNDTSSLFSHKPGKALYTSLSKVRGNWQGSAGMNMQNQDFNYNDLGYQNIRDFHKWYINASHTWFNPFEKARFVKLNANLEGTWKMSKNKLMDNSFSLNFHMLTMSYFYCWSGAWINPAKKHDFYEPRISGWFYIDPIKFGSYGGFSTSYSKPFAMDGNFSCSYTPTYEGFSYYLLLSSLMKFGNHIEIRISSSFSKDKNDIGYALIDSVPVFGNRSLLTFENSLTLTYTIINNMQLSLLARHYYNTGKYHRFFVLDSLTGTLKPTSTSYPVDYGFNFFSVDILYSFEFMPGNYLQIAFKPNALLETNNFSSNYISAIHNIMQKNWNQVLSLKCMFYLDYFYLRKRLNRPS
- a CDS encoding radical SAM protein → MKRIKNKFVELRLVLRCLTFKRTYHYFLSLFGKCISYIVRKNIIISKPWALTIEPSSVCQLTCPECLVGQGQIHRIHPFMEMNLFNRILMQLPSSVFYINLYWQGEPLLDKTIFDKISILKKKKLFVALSTNAQNITPNIADQIVRSGLDKIIISMDGTDEEIYQRYRRGGRFQNIIFSLQALHESKKKLKRFTPLIEVQFLLFDYIKKEEIIKKLRYFPHDLIKFKQVQSYSRPLTRMKKKIVCSKLHEYLVVSTTGDIVPCCQDKLLHHTVSNVYHSSLILTWKNKKLENFRKKVNHSLIYLCHTCHFAK
- a CDS encoding AI-2E family transporter, producing the protein MKLSSWVIWLPTLIVLFVFIYFFPQILVLILTSLILSLMGNPLVQILDKIKIKNWHIPHSINAFIALLVVVGILVGFLWFMVPFLLHQLNFFIGFDYEKMLLYYQNDIIRIENFLKEYRFLKEEDTIQSLLATEIQNFLNLFNFQKFIQNLLSFVGNFTILIFSVLFISYYFLKDDKLFFKGLKLITPPSAHDEIARILHYSKKLLSRYFIGLVLEQIIMICLISLGMYILGIPSFFLIGFVFGVFNVIPYLGPLMGGFFGTLIGLASLPIESLSILFLPTILKMFLVFFISNMIDNFILQPNIYSRSVKAHPLEIFLIILMAGYQWGPLGMILAIPAYTLLRIIAVVLFGNWEFIQNMFRNFSEQLNQTRSEENKK
- a CDS encoding T9SS type A sorting domain-containing protein; the protein is MKCNFVILLLLFTLLRAQDPKVNTIKHDSVPVTHMKGNALYESFESFPFPPTGWKLISSGNPRTWDTASLDPFEGNFYVHCLYDESLSSTQNEYLITPVMDLTQFSSAILRFYFQFSKYWGIYPKNNYDLYVVVSTDSGKTFTDTLWNETMTDTSKWESFEWVKVELSLSAYLSQSKVALAFVYHGFDGAEASLDAIQIETAGGIDVSTSSFSIFPNPAQDYITINQTSSMSELLIIDMSGKIILRSNITPSQKINISHLPKGLYIMQINSPQGNSRVKLIKL